In Arvicola amphibius chromosome 1, mArvAmp1.2, whole genome shotgun sequence, one DNA window encodes the following:
- the LOC119824744 gene encoding olfactory receptor 5B12-like, with amino-acid sequence MQNISEVTEFIFVGLTDAPQLQFLLFTIFTLIYLTTLLGNLGMVLLIFLDSSLHNPMYIFLSNLSLVDFVYASAITPKVIEGFLTEHKIISYNACATQMFFLIAFAIIEGFLIASMAFDRHAAVCKPLHYSTTMTTTKCSLLVVGSYINGLLQSSIHVALTFHLSFCHSNVINHFFCDIPPLLAISCSDISNNEIVLMTLAAFNVTLTILVVLTSYLLIFIAILRMHSVEGRKKAISTCASHFSTVTIFYGTIIFMYLRPSSSYSMDTDKVASVFYTMIIPMLNPLVYSLRNKDVKNAFKKIAVKVLSSLELVY; translated from the coding sequence ATGCAGAATATTTCAGAGGTGACTGAATTCATCTTTGTGGGGTTAACAGATGCCCCCCAGTTGCAATTCCTTTTATTTACCATCTTCACTCTCATTTATTTGACCACACTACTTGGGAACCTAGGGATGGTTCTGTTGATTTTCCTGGACTCCAGTCTCCACAACCCCATGTACATATTTCTCAGTAACCTCTCACTGGTGGACTTTGTTTATGCCTCAGCTATCACTCCCAAGGTAATAGAAGGGTTTCTCACAGAACACAAGATCATATCCTACAATGCATGTGCAACCCAAATGTTCTTCCTAATAGCCTTTGCAATTATTGAAGGTTTCCTTATTGCTTCAATGGCTTTTGACCGTCATGCAGCAGTGTGTAAGCCCTTGCATTACTCTACCACCATGACGACTACAAAATGTTCCCTGCTTGTTGTTGGTTCTTATATCAATGGACTCTTGCAATCCTCCATCCACGTTGCACTCACTTTCCACCTCTCCTTCTGTCATTCCAATGTGATCAACCACTTTTTCTGTGACATTCCCCCATTGCTGGCTATTTCTTGTTCTGATATTTCTAATAATGAAATTGTATTGATGACGTTGGCAGCATTCAATGTTACTTTAACTATATTGGTCGTCTTGACCTCTTACCTACTTATTTTTATTGCAATCCTGAGAATGCATTCTGTTGAGGGCCGGAAGAAGGCCATTTCCACCTGTGCATCCCATTTCTCCACTGTTACCATCTTCTATGGTACCATCATCTTCATGTACTTGCGACCCAGCTCCAGTTACTCCATGGACACCGACAAAGTAGCATCTGTGTTCTACACGATGATCATCCCCATGCTGAACCCTCTggtctacagcctgaggaacaaagATGTCAAGAATGCATTCAAGAAGATTGCTGTGAAAGTATTGTCTTCACTAGAATTAGTCTACTAA